A genomic window from Streptomyces sp. MST-110588 includes:
- a CDS encoding XRE family transcriptional regulator, with amino-acid sequence MYISEWENEKRSISDRYAVILRQLLGVTDPELRGNPSTATPLTADGYDELLSRIDTASSISDSMVQAFNDQTELFRTMDRQMGAATLVDQMTGHLARLEDALSFAVLPSTRRPVALALAGASTLAAWQAIDSGAIERAWRHYELAKKAARDAEAPMYLAHAMAEQAYVLCEAGRPALGVELVRNAQRALGRNGSPRLWAWLRAAEAEMCAHAGEPGDCWRALDAAAACIPPGNEARDPDMLSIFLNASHLARWRGNVLALLGDEEAVTSLYEALEVADPTFVRARAGMHVDLAQAHLARAEHDEATNHLRQARLLASRTGSVRQRRRIDLLSVR; translated from the coding sequence GTGTACATCTCCGAATGGGAGAACGAGAAGCGCAGCATTTCAGATCGCTACGCGGTAATACTGCGACAGCTTCTCGGAGTAACCGATCCGGAATTGAGAGGAAACCCATCAACCGCTACTCCGCTGACGGCGGATGGGTACGATGAGCTTCTAAGCCGGATCGACACCGCCAGTAGCATCAGCGATTCCATGGTGCAAGCTTTCAACGATCAGACTGAGCTATTTCGCACCATGGATCGGCAGATGGGTGCAGCTACTCTTGTGGATCAAATGACGGGACACCTGGCCCGCCTAGAGGACGCGCTGAGCTTTGCAGTGCTTCCCAGTACGCGGCGTCCGGTAGCCCTTGCGCTTGCTGGCGCTTCGACCCTTGCGGCGTGGCAAGCAATCGACTCAGGTGCTATCGAGCGGGCCTGGCGGCATTACGAACTTGCAAAAAAAGCTGCGCGCGATGCTGAGGCGCCAATGTACCTTGCGCATGCCATGGCAGAGCAGGCATATGTTTTGTGTGAAGCGGGTCGCCCAGCGCTCGGCGTGGAATTGGTACGAAACGCGCAACGCGCACTCGGGCGTAACGGGTCACCTCGCCTCTGGGCGTGGCTGCGTGCGGCCGAAGCGGAGATGTGCGCCCATGCTGGCGAGCCGGGTGATTGCTGGCGTGCACTTGACGCAGCCGCAGCGTGCATCCCGCCCGGAAATGAGGCCAGAGATCCGGACATGCTGAGCATCTTCCTCAATGCCTCACACCTGGCCCGGTGGCGCGGCAACGTGCTGGCCCTGTTGGGCGACGAAGAGGCGGTGACCAGCTTGTATGAAGCCTTGGAAGTTGCAGACCCGACTTTCGTCCGGGCACGGGCGGGAATGCACGTTGACCTGGCGCAGGCCCACTTGGCGCGAGCAGAGCACGACGAAGCAACCAATCACCTGAGGCAAGCTCGGTTGTTGGCAAGCCGCACCGGTTCGGTGCGGCAACGCCGACGCATTGATCTCCTCAGTGTGCGGTAG